One genomic region from Flexibacter flexilis DSM 6793 encodes:
- a CDS encoding YfiR family protein, translated as MKKHLQIIFTIILFSFNSYAQNSDHKFHSVFIMNFIKYIQWPNVNSDFVIGVLGNADIVEELERSVANKNVSGQKIIVKTFDKVSDIDNCQVLYIPQGKSKLLADVITKVSGKNTLIITEKSGLADKGSGINFVLKDGRWKFELNKDATEKAGLKVSSDLLRLAILI; from the coding sequence ATGAAAAAACACCTACAAATTATCTTCACTATTATTTTATTTAGTTTCAATTCCTATGCTCAAAACTCCGACCACAAATTTCACAGTGTATTTATTATGAATTTTATTAAATACATTCAATGGCCAAATGTAAATTCAGATTTTGTCATTGGTGTATTGGGCAATGCTGACATTGTGGAAGAGTTGGAGCGGTCTGTCGCCAACAAAAATGTTAGTGGTCAAAAGATTATAGTAAAAACATTCGATAAAGTTTCCGACATAGACAACTGCCAAGTATTGTACATTCCTCAGGGCAAAAGTAAGCTTCTCGCGGATGTAATCACCAAAGTTTCAGGAAAAAACACCTTGATTATTACGGAGAAATCTGGGCTGGCAGACAAAGGCAGCGGGATTAATTTTGTATTAAAAGATGGCCGTTGGAAATTTGAATTAAACAAAGATGCCACCGAAAAAGCAGGACTAAAAGTATCCAGCGATTTACTGCGATTGGCTATTTTAATTTAA